A part of Drosophila virilis strain 15010-1051.87 unplaced genomic scaffold, Dvir_AGI_RSII-ME tig00002291, whole genome shotgun sequence genomic DNA contains:
- the LOC138911725 gene encoding uncharacterized protein isoform X2 — protein sequence MGHAQSASLDFFEAGAWPLTIAAPSAGAPARVPRVLGGRYGCCEKHRIWPSHSQCLLADTLLLPLPLVRQQLILERPLQSPPN from the exons ATGGGCCACGCTCAGTCGGCCAGTTTGGACTTCTTCGAGGCCGGAGCATGGCCATTGACCATTGCAGCTCCGTCTGCAGGGGCGCCCGCACGAGTTCCGCGTGTGCTGGGAGGCAG gTATGGCTGCTGTGAAAAACATCGGATATGGCCCAGCCACAGCCAGTGCCTCCTGGCCgatacgctgctgctgccactgccgcttgTCAGGCAGCAGCTCATCTTGGAGCGGCCCTTGCAGTCGCCTCCGAATTGA